One part of the Pandoraea faecigallinarum genome encodes these proteins:
- the rsmD gene encoding 16S rRNA (guanine(966)-N(2))-methyltransferase RsmD: protein MKSGTGNVARGAPQQVRIIGGQWKRTPLPVPPGDGLRPTPDRVRETLFNWLGQDLTGMQCLDAFAGSGALGFEAASRGAQRVLMIESAAPAVRQLRANQAKLGADQIEIVQADAKRLITTLSGGVFDVVFLDPPFASGWLNDLLVPAARLLAPGGVIYAESDVPLEDDALAACGLSCLRRAKAGAVHYHLLESIPKT, encoded by the coding sequence ATGAAGTCCGGCACGGGTAACGTGGCGCGCGGCGCGCCGCAGCAGGTGCGCATCATCGGCGGCCAATGGAAGCGCACGCCGCTGCCGGTGCCGCCGGGCGACGGTCTGCGTCCCACGCCCGATCGCGTGCGCGAAACGCTGTTCAACTGGCTCGGACAGGACCTGACCGGCATGCAATGCCTCGACGCGTTCGCCGGTAGCGGCGCGCTCGGTTTCGAGGCCGCCTCGCGCGGGGCGCAGCGGGTGCTGATGATCGAATCGGCGGCGCCCGCCGTTCGCCAGCTACGCGCCAATCAGGCCAAACTCGGCGCCGATCAGATCGAGATCGTACAGGCCGATGCGAAACGCCTGATAACCACACTTTCGGGCGGGGTTTTCGACGTGGTATTTCTCGATCCCCCATTTGCGAGCGGCTGGTTGAACGACTTGCTGGTACCTGCCGCGCGGCTGCTGGCCCCGGGAGGGGTAATCTACGCAGAATCCGACGTCCCACTGGAAGACGACGCGCTCGCCGCGTGCGGCCTCTCGTGCCTGCGCCGCGCGAAAGCTGGAGCG
- the nodI gene encoding nodulation factor ABC transporter ATP-binding protein NodI produces MTDAAIEVTELCKAYDGRPVVDHLSLRVAPGECFGLLGPNGAGKTTTLRMLLGLVTPDTGEIRLGGMSVPRLAPQARRRVGVVPQFDNLDPDFTVRENLAVFGRYFGLSSTDIKERVPALLGFARLESKADARVSQLSGGMKRRLTLARALINNPDVLILDEPTTGLDPQARHLIWERLKSLMNEGKTILLTTHFMEEAERLCHRLCVIDAGCKIAEGTPPELVAREIGCDVVEVFGDVPPGLLASLAPRAERIETSGETHFCYVRDAAPIVHALQDMPGVRYLHRPANLEDVFLKLTGREMRDD; encoded by the coding sequence ATGACCGATGCCGCCATCGAGGTAACCGAGCTATGCAAGGCCTATGACGGCCGCCCCGTGGTCGATCACCTGTCGCTGCGCGTTGCGCCGGGGGAGTGTTTCGGCCTGCTGGGCCCCAACGGGGCCGGCAAAACCACGACATTGCGCATGTTGCTCGGGCTGGTCACGCCCGACACCGGCGAGATCCGTCTCGGCGGCATGTCGGTGCCGCGCCTGGCGCCGCAAGCGCGACGTCGCGTCGGCGTCGTGCCGCAGTTCGACAATCTGGACCCCGACTTCACCGTACGCGAGAACCTCGCCGTCTTCGGCCGCTATTTCGGACTCTCCTCGACCGACATCAAGGAGCGCGTACCCGCGTTACTGGGTTTCGCGCGACTGGAGTCGAAGGCCGACGCGCGCGTGAGCCAGCTCTCGGGCGGCATGAAGCGCCGCCTCACCCTGGCCCGCGCGCTCATCAATAATCCCGACGTGCTGATACTCGACGAGCCGACCACCGGCCTCGACCCGCAGGCACGGCATCTGATCTGGGAGCGTCTGAAATCGTTGATGAACGAAGGCAAGACGATCTTGCTGACGACACACTTCATGGAAGAAGCCGAGCGCCTGTGTCACCGCCTGTGCGTTATCGATGCGGGTTGCAAGATCGCCGAAGGCACGCCGCCCGAACTGGTCGCGCGGGAGATCGGCTGCGATGTCGTCGAAGTCTTTGGCGATGTACCGCCGGGGTTGCTCGCCAGCCTGGCACCGCGCGCCGAACGCATCGAAACCAGCGGCGAGACGCATTTCTGCTACGTGCGCGACGCTGCCCCCATCGTCCATGCCCTGCAAGACATGCCCGGCGTGCGGTATCTGCACCGGCCCGCCAATCTGGAAGATGTCTTTCTCAAGCTCACCGGCCGGGAGATGCGCGATGACTGA